In Xenorhabdus poinarii G6, the following are encoded in one genomic region:
- a CDS encoding lytic transglycosylase domain-containing protein — translation MSNNAETIRDFLISLGFEVDGAGEKKFSAIIAGVTGNVLKLGAAVESAAASVVGFTAIVANGLDKLYWQAQRTGGAAEQIKSLGYAVSQAGGSVEGLNSSLENVAKFLRNNPGGEGFLRNMGIQTRDANGQLRDTASLVALVGERLSALPHYRANQYASILGIDENTLMAMRRGIGGYAADYQMIIKALGYNPAMAAKQANAFMAEFARLRLVTGSAKDKIGGELARVLTPSVEKLTNLILKHWPTIEKIIMSVVKAIMTMSEILGQVVFRGAKGIQDLISWWRQLDEGSQNLIKVFGLVAAAWMALNSKFLFSPIGALTTLMAAMFLLYDDYMTWKEGGKSLIDWGKWEPEIKKVKAEIKELTKNFKGLAKEITDLLNIDLKNWSFSFELENLSKNLGDFSKMLSHLVSALNHLNDGEFALAWDELQQAWNGNEKNKKDALPAVSAAAERHREAFLDGYFYLNNKLNEFLGLAPYIPAKDKPATEKGKPLLDSMAGYFNMLEKKLGLDPGILHGVAMTESSGNPNAIGPTTKYGTAKGMFQFIDSTAKSYGLMGNDVFDPHKSTDAAAKMLSSLLKTHNGNLDKALASYNWGIGNVQKYGMGNLPTETRNYIHRVKNNMGTSAKNSNFNFDPRMFDNATANINNMLSHTGYTPKRLELLANVPNQTTIAPNYNINVNGVDSPREAAVLTGEAVQRANAILVRSLQTKVS, via the coding sequence ATGAGCAATAATGCAGAAACCATTCGCGACTTTTTAATCTCACTCGGCTTTGAGGTCGATGGTGCGGGCGAGAAAAAATTTAGCGCAATAATCGCCGGCGTCACCGGTAATGTACTGAAATTAGGCGCTGCCGTGGAAAGTGCCGCGGCTTCCGTCGTCGGATTTACCGCGATAGTGGCTAATGGACTGGATAAACTGTACTGGCAGGCACAACGCACCGGCGGGGCGGCGGAGCAGATTAAATCACTGGGCTATGCGGTCAGTCAGGCGGGCGGCAGCGTCGAGGGGCTGAATTCGTCGCTGGAGAATGTCGCCAAATTCCTGCGCAATAATCCCGGCGGCGAGGGGTTTTTGCGTAATATGGGTATTCAGACCCGTGATGCTAACGGGCAGCTTCGGGATACCGCTTCACTCGTTGCGCTGGTGGGCGAGCGGCTGTCAGCGTTACCACATTACCGCGCCAATCAGTATGCGAGCATCCTCGGTATTGATGAAAACACCCTGATGGCGATGCGTCGCGGGATTGGCGGGTATGCCGCAGATTATCAGATGATAATCAAAGCGCTGGGTTACAACCCTGCAATGGCTGCTAAACAAGCCAACGCTTTTATGGCTGAGTTTGCCCGGCTCAGGCTGGTTACGGGTTCAGCCAAAGACAAGATCGGCGGGGAGTTGGCGCGGGTTTTAACGCCGAGCGTAGAGAAACTCACCAATTTGATACTGAAACACTGGCCGACCATTGAAAAGATCATTATGTCCGTAGTGAAAGCCATTATGACGATGTCCGAAATACTCGGTCAGGTGGTCTTCCGCGGGGCTAAGGGCATTCAGGATTTAATTAGCTGGTGGAGGCAATTGGATGAGGGAAGTCAGAATCTAATTAAGGTCTTCGGCCTTGTTGCAGCGGCATGGATGGCACTTAATTCGAAATTTTTATTCTCTCCTATTGGTGCACTCACCACGTTAATGGCGGCTATGTTTCTGCTCTACGACGACTATATGACGTGGAAAGAGGGCGGGAAGTCCTTGATTGATTGGGGTAAGTGGGAACCGGAGATTAAAAAAGTCAAAGCGGAGATAAAAGAGCTTACTAAAAATTTCAAGGGATTAGCAAAAGAGATAACAGATTTGTTAAACATTGACCTCAAAAACTGGTCATTTTCCTTTGAACTGGAAAACCTGTCGAAAAACTTAGGTGATTTTAGCAAAATGCTGTCACATTTGGTCTCCGCATTGAATCATCTAAATGATGGGGAATTTGCGTTAGCATGGGATGAACTCCAACAAGCGTGGAACGGTAACGAGAAGAACAAAAAGGATGCGCTCCCAGCAGTCAGCGCCGCCGCGGAACGCCACCGTGAGGCATTTTTAGATGGGTATTTTTACCTAAATAATAAATTGAATGAATTTCTAGGGTTAGCCCCATACATACCCGCTAAAGATAAACCGGCGACTGAAAAAGGTAAACCACTCCTAGATTCAATGGCAGGCTATTTTAACATGTTGGAGAAGAAGCTGGGCTTAGATCCCGGCATACTGCATGGTGTGGCGATGACCGAATCGTCAGGCAATCCTAATGCGATCGGCCCAACAACTAAGTACGGCACCGCAAAGGGGATGTTCCAGTTTATTGATTCTACCGCTAAAAGTTACGGCTTAATGGGCAATGATGTTTTCGACCCGCATAAATCGACAGACGCGGCGGCCAAGATGCTGAGCAGTTTGTTGAAAACACACAACGGCAACCTTGACAAAGCATTGGCGTCATATAACTGGGGTATTGGAAACGTACAAAAGTACGGCATGGGTAATTTACCTACCGAGACTCGTAATTATATCCATCGTGTTAAAAATAATATGGGTACGTCAGCTAAAAACAGCAACTTCAACTTTGATCCACGAATGTTTGATAACGCTACTGCGAATATCAATAATATGCTGAGTCATACCGGTTATACGCCCAAACGGTTGGAATTATTAGCCAATGTCCCAAATCAAACGACGATTGCACCTAACTACAACATCAATGTGAATGGCGTTGATTCCCCACGTGAGGCCGCAGTGCTAACCGGGGAGGCAGTTCAACGCGCTAACGCAATATTAGTGCGCAGCCTACAAACAAAGGTGAGTTGA
- a CDS encoding phage baseplate protein yields the protein MDILSMLFSQNTRKIQMIVPSVVISEKHMDATEITEHPVQRGAAISDHAYDRPSEVTMELGFAGGGSLIDMFDLGTGASLGKSPKEVYQQLLALKASKKPFDVTTGKRMYKNMLIRAIEVTTDKTSENVLMVTLTLREVIIVETQTAPVTAPPERMKYPLDTSGVADKGTKTPIVPKENKSILVQTKEGGENFFGDILGRILR from the coding sequence ATGGATATTTTATCAATGCTATTTTCTCAGAATACGAGAAAAATACAGATGATAGTGCCGAGCGTGGTGATTTCCGAAAAACACATGGATGCGACAGAAATCACCGAGCACCCGGTACAACGGGGCGCAGCTATCAGTGACCATGCATATGACAGACCCTCCGAGGTCACAATGGAACTGGGTTTTGCTGGTGGGGGGTCGTTGATTGATATGTTTGATCTGGGAACAGGGGCATCATTAGGGAAAAGTCCCAAGGAGGTTTATCAACAATTGCTGGCACTGAAAGCCTCAAAGAAACCGTTCGATGTCACTACAGGGAAGCGGATGTATAAAAATATGCTGATCCGTGCGATAGAGGTGACAACGGATAAAACCTCTGAAAACGTTCTAATGGTCACCCTGACTCTACGTGAGGTGATTATCGTGGAAACTCAAACAGCCCCGGTTACCGCACCACCTGAGAGGATGAAATACCCATTGGATACCTCTGGAGTTGCCGATAAAGGCACAAAAACACCGATAGTTCCAAAGGAAAATAAAAGTATCTTGGTTCAAACTAAAGAAGGGGGTGAGAACTTCTTTGGTGATATCTTGGGGAGGATACTCCGATGA
- a CDS encoding phage baseplate plug family protein, protein MNIVEIPLRAENQQFDIQLGGINYRMQLQWRDCAGWILDIMHPNSEPIVTGIPLVFGVDILEQHSYLSFNGSLVFYYDDPKNETGKEELGKNNRLYFFSL, encoded by the coding sequence ATGAACATAGTTGAGATCCCGTTACGCGCTGAAAACCAGCAATTCGATATTCAGTTAGGCGGTATCAATTACCGAATGCAGTTACAGTGGCGAGATTGCGCTGGATGGATTCTAGATATTATGCATCCCAATAGCGAGCCAATTGTTACAGGGATTCCATTGGTTTTTGGGGTGGATATTTTAGAGCAGCATAGCTATCTGAGTTTTAACGGCTCACTGGTTTTTTATTATGATGATCCAAAAAATGAGACAGGAAAGGAAGAGTTAGGTAAAAACAACAGGCTATACTTTTTTTCATTATAA
- a CDS encoding Arc family DNA-binding protein: MTKKYPSQEMDRFNVRMPAGMRDEITKIAEKNGRSMNTEIVMMLQDGIDKVNGYIKLSTDNSNDKKTMRFRSKIDPKVEREILEEIARLAAENAVKLERDKK; the protein is encoded by the coding sequence ATGACTAAGAAATACCCAAGCCAAGAAATGGATAGATTTAACGTCCGTATGCCCGCTGGCATGAGGGATGAAATAACAAAAATTGCAGAAAAAAACGGGCGTTCTATGAACACCGAGATCGTCATGATGCTTCAAGATGGTATTGATAAGGTAAATGGATATATCAAACTATCTACTGATAACTCCAATGACAAAAAGACAATGCGGTTCAGATCAAAGATAGATCCTAAAGTTGAACGAGAAATATTAGAAGAAATTGCACGGCTCGCCGCCGAAAATGCGGTAAAACTTGAAAGGGATAAAAAATAA
- a CDS encoding Arc family DNA-binding protein produces the protein MSDELHSQNKSCPFSLRLPESMKKELEQKAEMDFISLNSAIVMRLARCLREERSNPAQ, from the coding sequence ATGAGTGATGAGCTACACAGTCAAAACAAAAGCTGTCCGTTCAGTTTGAGATTACCAGAATCAATGAAGAAAGAGCTGGAACAAAAAGCGGAAATGGATTTTATCTCTTTGAATTCAGCGATTGTAATGAGATTGGCGAGATGTTTGAGAGAAGAAAGATCGAATCCAGCACAATAA
- a CDS encoding phage antirepressor KilAC domain-containing protein gives MSILAPATQTVTMSSREIAELTGKRHADVIRDVWVMLEQLYQLNKDVANLRHDKNQQVILIEGVTAVIDNRGYVSEFLLDRRHTEILVTGYDVVRRAAVIDRLFVLEQERRNTPSRLPNVKELALMVIQAEEDKERLLLENKGLEDQVSEMKPDVAAYERIAKKANGSMCITDAAKHLQIKPKELFNRLSSMKWIYRRAGNKNWIGYQDKLQQGVLEHKIRSFTDSEGEEQTREQVLVTAKGIAKLAKILEVEEVEVA, from the coding sequence ATGAGTATTTTAGCACCTGCAACACAAACTGTCACCATGTCAAGCCGTGAGATCGCGGAGCTGACAGGCAAGCGCCATGCTGATGTCATCCGGGATGTATGGGTAATGTTGGAACAGCTATACCAACTCAATAAAGATGTCGCAAATTTGCGTCATGATAAAAATCAACAAGTTATCTTGATTGAAGGTGTCACCGCCGTTATTGACAATCGAGGGTATGTATCTGAGTTCTTACTCGACCGCCGTCATACCGAAATCTTAGTCACGGGATATGATGTTGTCCGTCGTGCCGCAGTTATTGACCGCTTATTTGTATTGGAGCAGGAAAGGCGCAATACCCCATCACGGTTACCTAATGTAAAAGAACTTGCGCTCATGGTAATTCAGGCCGAAGAAGATAAAGAACGCTTGCTACTCGAAAATAAAGGTCTTGAAGACCAGGTTTCAGAAATGAAACCAGACGTAGCAGCATATGAACGCATCGCCAAGAAAGCGAACGGCAGTATGTGTATTACTGACGCAGCAAAACATCTTCAAATAAAACCGAAAGAGCTTTTTAACAGGCTGTCTTCAATGAAGTGGATCTACCGCCGTGCGGGTAATAAGAACTGGATTGGTTATCAGGACAAACTACAGCAGGGTGTGCTGGAGCACAAAATAAGGTCATTTACCGATAGCGAAGGTGAGGAACAAACCCGCGAGCAGGTTCTGGTAACAGCGAAAGGCATTGCGAAATTAGCTAAGATATTAGAGGTAGAAGAGGTTGAAGTGGCGTAA
- a CDS encoding phage protein has product MSKQWLRECSLIVADEHGAGIDLSELKIKFNITRPSFAYPATGIFKVYNLNAETSAKLRQHEYKIVRFCAGYQGNAGQIFSGQIQYTYTGRDSPTDTYVVIQAQDGDQTYNDAVINATISAGYTQEDVDRLLMRDIEKYGVVAGLRPEFQKTVAPRGKVLFGMHRDELSILAKQNNAEWRYEDGQCHIIPKRTYLTEAVVLTYKTGLIGMPEQTIGGGINVKCLINPKIRPGTLIRLDNDSINMAGLSTGGIAKGDSNAGSRELPAPIDADGDYIVINVNYFGDTRETLYYMELICVAKSDQTLMNQSALSTDMRQL; this is encoded by the coding sequence ATGTCAAAACAATGGCTTCGTGAATGCAGCCTGATTGTCGCAGACGAACACGGTGCGGGTATCGACCTATCTGAACTGAAAATAAAGTTCAATATTACCCGACCGTCATTCGCATACCCTGCGACCGGCATTTTCAAAGTCTATAACCTCAACGCTGAAACCAGTGCGAAGCTCCGACAGCATGAATATAAAATTGTGCGGTTCTGCGCGGGTTATCAGGGTAATGCGGGACAGATATTTTCTGGTCAGATTCAGTACACCTATACCGGGCGTGACAGCCCGACAGATACCTATGTTGTGATACAGGCGCAGGACGGTGATCAGACGTACAACGATGCAGTGATCAATGCCACGATATCGGCGGGTTACACACAAGAGGATGTTGACCGGTTACTGATGCGGGATATTGAGAAATACGGAGTAGTCGCCGGACTCCGGCCGGAATTCCAAAAGACCGTGGCTCCACGAGGCAAGGTTCTGTTCGGGATGCACCGCGACGAACTCAGCATACTGGCAAAACAAAATAATGCCGAATGGCGCTATGAAGACGGGCAGTGCCATATTATTCCCAAACGGACCTACCTGACAGAGGCGGTGGTACTGACCTATAAAACCGGGTTAATTGGAATGCCGGAGCAGACCATCGGCGGCGGGATCAATGTTAAATGTCTCATCAACCCCAAAATCAGACCGGGGACATTAATCCGGTTGGATAACGACTCGATTAATATGGCGGGGTTATCCACGGGTGGCATTGCGAAGGGCGACAGCAATGCGGGGTCACGGGAACTGCCGGCACCCATTGATGCAGACGGCGATTATATCGTTATCAACGTTAACTATTTCGGTGATACCCGCGAGACCCTGTACTACATGGAATTGATTTGTGTGGCGAAGAGCGACCAGACATTAATGAATCAATCAGCACTATCGACAGATATGA